In one Drosophila pseudoobscura strain MV-25-SWS-2005 chromosome X, UCI_Dpse_MV25, whole genome shotgun sequence genomic region, the following are encoded:
- the l(1)G0196 gene encoding inositol hexakisphosphate and diphosphoinositol-pentakisphosphate kinase isoform X13 translates to MIGYSFVGGQLYFILGDTDFGESNDGMDSDTSTSSSNSKQVMVGICAMAKKTQSKPMKEILTRLGEFEFIKLVTFEENVILREPVQNWPTCDCLVSFHSKGFPLEKAIEYAQLRNPFVLNNLHMQYDIQDRRRVYAILEKEGIEIPRYAVLDRDSPDPKHHELIESEDHVEVNGITFNKPFVEKPVSAEDHNIYIYYPTSAGGGSQRLFRKIGSRSSVYSPESRVRKTGSFIYEDFMPTDVYFSGTDVKVYTVGPDYAHAEARKSPALDGKVERDSEGKEIRYPVILNHSEKLISRKVCLAFKQTVCGFDLLRANGKSYVCDVNGFSFVKNSNKYYDDCAKILGNMILRELTPTLHIPWSVPFQLDDPPIVPTTFGKMMELRCVVAVIRHGDRTPKQKMKVEVRHPKFFEIFEKYDGYKLGHVKLKRPKQLQEILDIARFLLSEIHTKAHAEIEEKESKLEQLKNVLEMYGHFSGINRKVQMKYQPKGRPRGSSSDDSKSLVVSNPKRGLVLKPGEANLPAESPAEPSLVLILKWGGELTPAGRIQAEELGRIFRCMYPGGQGRSDYSGTQGLGLLRLHSTFRHDLKIYASDEGRVQMTAAAFAKGLLALEGELTPILVQMVKSANTNGLLDNDCDSSKYQNRAKGRLHELMQNDREFTKEDREHINPCNSKSITQALDFVKNPVDCCHHVHLLIRELLHIISIKKDDPKTKDAILYHGETWDLMRCRWEKIEKDFSTKSKLFDISKIPDIYDCIKYDLQHNQHTLQYDQAEELYIYAKNLADIVIPQEYGLTPQEKLAIGQGICSPLLRKIKGDLQRNIDEVEDEFMNRLNPHYSHGVASPQRHVRTRLYFTSESHVHSLLTVLRYGGLLNVVTDEQWRRAMDYISMVSELNYMSQIVIMLYEDPTKDPTSEERFHVELHFSPGVNCCVQKNLPPGPGFRPHSHGDNACNVSMQSSDEANPARIEEENDNSGEEQNTKKAGSCEEHISASGSSSNIFNAGFNRLELRTKHLKSKPIPIGSHHTVSGHEAMDLAKRLNEELASQQHQLSHQQQQQQQQQQQQQQQQQQQQQQQQLRPISPDMRAVSPDCEPRSRSFEQRPTAGNCCKETAPYSSFGEIDHARVGTGEGASKGGNRTAFQIRVTDSLSFFKIDSSTNELPLSDIDFSLNPGTPQCGPASHKRLHVLTMRRMESCDEPDDLKAGREVPQHLQHLPQISPLATNERPLSCNCTSSSPLALHSQAHSHSKSLMDLGQAVGSTEVAHSPATGTERADAIEVGGSSFDDDFQLSSSAPACLMTVPYGRRLPAPAALSPMSHATTSPTASTLRLCKDMDETHSKAPAAASAAASSGHRRATSHSCGQLSVLPSSAPVLQENPLRFLVCSVPAPPGGCFVSCFESIAENVSPNLNPTTTPTPTPDPEPPNKTTIVPNERPSEQQPQIQPQPLVVYNLPTLLVTATASRTELKPITTPTITPTLAITTTTNRTTTTIATLFNNNTATMSSNQTFTNQFKSIDPSSSDAHQHQHQHEYAISSIPTSTTILPIPKSTSTTITPIINQPIIQHNDTNTNTNNNTTTNTDTNTTTTTTTPSCCTNTIATDSTVSVSVSASASSANSSTSSRRQRHSIAGQMSYMKMLGFGGFSKKMATSANSLFSTAVISGSSSAPNLRDMIPVSSSGFGDVPPIRPLETLHNALSLRKLDCFLQDMILAQIFKTPTGSPPRVLDHGTMPAVSSMTLAAHVDVAASVGQGIVGAGDIPSTPTGVMVKVDHSPLSVTFQGGCSESGSINGLSERHQENKLLSELAMEELNKIQDADDRRQCRTFLAAKKEQIWQQQQESLQAAVADEEPQSEPELKQLLFDHFSAPITPFAELEGQTPDIYLNVSGQTHSLTECHPPLSGVGMSMSGEGLFFGACGETDNAINCLTPLSFGMDLDLSMVANRGSMTLSMDGFEDDEDATLSAATTPSLPPDGEPNLAICYCCPSHAEAPPDVASDDPRFGFSLPVHIQQPSPEHTRPPVRRSHDPVSPRIQKQISVFEGTGQPDKDGAALHASINLPAAAQQLRQDARLRKFENLTQSTSNSNFPFESNTLKRAPMQATGDYANVSHTQSCINLKSTSGSPQHQKGAAAGAGAGPAAAAVPAAAAGTNRDRLRGGGTGHFGRLPSALSACHSASASPSPSPSPSPRPGALIVKERFIEPPKRGIVRGYHPKTQSMDADFLFNEFLLLPANAPANLSFDCSDTEFETDTEVAVGADIDAGTDAGGDADRNDRDDNEQPSTSSRRNP, encoded by the exons ATGATTGGATACTCGTTTGTAGGAGGGCAGCTGTATTTCATCTTg GGCGACACGGACTTCGGGGAAAGCAATGACGGCATGGACTCCGACACAAGCACCtcctccagcaacagcaagcagGTGATGGTCGGCATCTGTGCAATGGCCAAGAAGACGCAGTCGAAGCCGATGAAGGAGATCCTCACGCGGCTCGGCGAGTTCGAGTTCATCAAGCTGGTCACGTTCGAGGAGAACGTGATACTGCGCGAACCTGTCCAGAACTGGCCCACCTGTGACTGCCTGGTCTCGTTCCACTCGAAGGGATTCCCCCTGGAGAAGGCCATCGAGTACGCCCAGCTGCGTAATCCGTTTGTCCTCAATAACCTTCACATGCAGTACGACATCCAGGACAGGCGGCGGGTCTATGCCATACTCGAGAAGGAGGGCATCGAGATACCACGCTATGCGGTCCTCGATCGCGACTCTCCCGATCCCAAGC ATCACGAGCTGATAGAATCTGAGGACCACGTGGAGGTCAATGGCATCACCTTCAATAAGCCGTTCGTAGAGAAGCCAGTCTCGGCGGAGGACCACAACATCTACATCTACTACCCGACGTCGGCGGGGGGTGGAAGTCAGCGTTTGTTTCGTAAGATCGGCAGTAGGAGCAGTGTCTATTCGCCGGAGTCGCGGGTACGCAAGACGGGCTCATTTATCTACGAGGACTTCATGCCCACCGATG TGTACTTTTCAGGCACCGACGTGAAGGTCTACACCGTGGGACCGGATTACGCGCATGCAGAGGCCCGTAAGAGTCCTGCGCTAGACGGCAAGGTGGAGCGTGACAGCGAGGGCAAGGAGATCCGCTACCCTGTGATCCTCAATCACTCCGAGAAGCTAATTTCCCGCAAGGTATGTCTGGCCTTCAAGCAGACGGTCTGCGGCTTCGATCTCCTGCGGGCAAATGGCAAGAGCTACGTATGCGATGTGAACGGCTTCAGTTTCGTGAAGAACTCAAACAAATACTACGATGACTGCGCCAAGATCCTGGGCAATATGATCCTCAGGGAATTGACGCCCACGCTGCACATTCCCTGGTCGGTGCCCTTCCAACTGGATGATCCGCCCATCGTCCCCACCACCTTTGGCAAGATGATGGAGCTGCGTTGCGTGGTGGCCGTGATCCGGCATGGGGATCGCACGCCCAAGCAAAAGATGAAAGTCGAAGTGCGGCATCCAAA GTTCTTTGAGATTTTCGAGAAGTACGATGGCTACAAGCTGGGCCATGTGAAGCTGAAGCGGCCCAAGCAGCTGCAGGAGATCCTCGACATAGCCCGCTTCTTGCTCAGCGAGATACACACCAAGGCACACGCGGAGAtcgaggagaaggagagcaaGCTGGAGCAGCTGAAGAACGTCCTGGAGATGTACGGCCACTTCTCGGGCATCAATCGAAAGGTGCAGATGAAGTACCAGCCCAAGGGACGACCCCGCGGATCGAGCTCCGACGACAGTAAGTCTCTTGTAGTCTCCAATCCTAAACGCGGTCTTGTGCTGAAGCCCGGCGAAGCCAATCTTCCAGCGGAATCCCCTGCAGAACCGTCCCTGGTACTCATCCTCAAGTGGGGTGGCGAGCTAACGCCGGCCGGACGCATCCAGGCCGAGGAACTGGGCCGCATTTTCCGCTGCATGTATCCAGGAGGTCAGGGACGATCCGATTACTCGGGCACCCAGGGATTGGGTCTACTACG CCTGCACTCCACCTTTCGGCATGACCTGAAGATCTATGCCTCGGACGAGGGTCGTGTCCAGATGACAGCGGCTGCCTTTGCCAAGGGTCTGCTGGCCCTCGAGGGAGAGCTGACTCCCATTCTGGTGCAGATGGTTAAGAGCGCCAACACGAATGGGCTGTTGGACAACGATTGCGACTCCAGTAAATATCAAAATCG GGCCAAGGGTCGTCTACACGAGCTAATGCAAAACGACCGCGAGTTTACAAAGGAGGATCGCGAGCATATCAATCCGTGCAACAGCAAATCGATTACTCAGGCCCTGGACTTTGTGAAGAATCCAGTAGACTGCTGTCACCATGTGCACCTGCTGATCCGCGAGCTGCTGCACATAATCAGCATTAAGAAAGACGATCCCAAGACCAAGGACGCCATACTGTACCATGGCGAAACCTGGGACCTGATGCGGTGCCGCTGGGAGAAGATCGAGAAGGACTTCAGTACGAAATCAAAGCTCTTTGATATCTCCAAGATACCAGACATCTACGACTGCATCAAATATGATCTGCAGCACAACCAGCACACGCTGCAGTACGACCAGGCCGAAGAGCTCTATATCTATGCCAAGAACCTGGCCGACATTGTCATACCGCAGGAGTACGGTCTGACGCCACAGGAGAAGCTGGCCATTGGGCAGGGTATCTGCTCGCCGCTGCTGCGCAAGATCAAAGGTGATCTGCAGCGGAACATCGATGAGGTCGAGGACGAGTTTATGAACCGTCTGAACCCACACTACAGCCACGGCGTGGCCAGTCCCCAGCGTCACGTCCGCACCCGGCTGTACTTCACCAGCGAGTCCCATGTCCACTCCCTGCTCACCGTACTCCGGTACGGTGGCCTTCTTAACGTGGTCACCGACGAGCAGTGGCGGCGCGCCATGGACTACATCTCCATGGTGTCCGAGCTGAATTACATGTCCCAGATCGTCATCATGCTGTACGAGGatcccaccaaggatcccacCTCCGAGGAGCGTTTCCACGTCGAGCTCCACTTTAGTCCGGGCGTCAACTGTTGCGTCCAAAAGAACCTGCCGCCAGGGCCCGGGTTCCGGCCCCACTCCCACGGCGACAATGCCTGCAACGTGAGCATGCAGTCCTCGGACGAGGCGAATCCTGCCCGAATCGAGGAGGAGAACGACAACTCCGGCGAGGAGCAGAACACCAAAAAGGCAGGG AGCTGCGAGGAGCACATCTCCGCTTCTGGCTCCAGCAGCAATATTTTCAATGCCGGCTTCAACCGGCTGGAGCTGCGCACCAAACATCTCAAGTCGAAGCCCATTCCTATCGGCTCGCACCACACGGTAAGCGGGCACGAGGCGATGGATCTGGCGAAGCGGCTCAACGAGGAGCTCGCCtcccagcagcaccagctctcccatcagcagcaacagcaacagcaacagcagcagcagcagcagcagcaacagcagcagcagcagcagcagcagcaattgcGCCCCATCAGCCCCGATATGCGGGCAGTTAGTCCGGACTGCGAGCCGCGATCCCGCAGCTTCGAGCAGCGTCCCACCGCCGGAAACTGTTGCAAGGAGACGG CTCCTTACTCGAGCTTCGGAGAGATAGATCATGCCCGAGTCGGCACCGGAGAAGGGGCTTCCAAGGGGGGCAATCGCACGGCCTTCCAGATCCGCGTCACGGACAGTCTGTCCTTTTTTAAGATCGACTCGTCCACGAACGAGCTTCCCCTGTCCGACATTGATTTCTCTTTGAACCCGGGTACACCCCAGTGCGGCCCGGCTTCGCACAAGCGACTCCACGTACTGACCATGCGCCGCATGGAGAGCTGCGATGAGCCGGATGACCTGAAGGCGGGTCGCGAGGTGCCCCAGCACCTGCAGCACCTGCCCCAGATCTCGCCGCTGGCCACAAACGAACGACCGCTTAGCTGCAATTGCACCAGCTCCTCGCCCCTGGCGCTCCATTCCCAGGCCCACTCACACTCAAAGAGTCTGATGGATCTCGGCCAGGCTGTGGGCAGCACCGAGGTGGCACACAGCCCGGCGACGGGCACCGAGCGAGCAGATGCCATCGAAGTCGGTGGCAGCAGCTTCGACGATGACTTCCAGCTCTCTAGCTCGGCTCCGGCTTGCCTGATGACCGTCCCATACGGGCGGCGACTTCCTGCTCCGGCAGCTCTCTCGCCCATGAGCCATGCCACCACCTCGCCCACCGCCTCTACACTGAGGCTGTGCAAGGACATGGACGAGACCCATTCAAAGGCACCAGCTGCCGCTAGTGCTGCCGCCAGTTCTGGCCACCGCAGGGCCACCAGCCACTCGTGTGGCCAGCTCTCGGTGTTGCCCAGCTCGGCGCCAGTTCTCCAGGAGAATCCCCTTCGCTTTTTGGTCTGCTCGGTGCCAGCTCCGCCTGGCGGGTGTTTTGTGAGCTGCTTCGAATCCATAGCCGAGAATGTCAGTCCCAATCTGAATCCAAcaaccacacccacacccacacccgaTCCCGAACCACCAAATAAAACCACTATTGTACCCAATGAAAGACCGTCagaacaacagccacagatacagccacagcctctgGTGGTCTACAATCTGCCCACTTTGCTTGTTACTGCCACAGCAAGCCGAACAGAACTTAAACCAATAACTACACCGACAATTACACCAACTCTAGctataacaacaacaacaaacagaacaacaacaacaatagcaactTTGTTCAATAATAATACAGCAACAATGTCTTCTAATCAAACATTTACTAACCAATTCAAATCGATCGATCCTTCCTCCTCTGAcgcacaccaacaccaacaccaacatgAATACGCAATCTCATCAATACCAACGTCAACAACAATTCTACCAATACCAAAATCAACTTCAACGACAATCACACCAATCATCAATCAACCGATCATTCAACATAATGACACTAACACCAACACCAATaacaacaccaccaccaacactGATACAAACACAACAACTACCACGACCACCCCGTCTTGTTGTACCAATACCATCGCCACAGATAGCACAGTTTCGGTGTCGGTATCGGCCTCGGCCTCATCGGCCAACTCGTCAACATCATCGCGTCGCCAAAGACACAGTATTGCCGGCCAGATGTCCTATATGAAAATGTTGGGTTTCGGTGGTTTTAGCAAAAAGATGGCCACCAGCGCTAATAGCCTTTTCAGCACGGCAGTGATAAGCGGTAGCTCATCTGCCCCCAATCTGCGGGACATGATACCGGTCTCGTCTTCCG GATTTGGCGATGTACCACCAATACGGCCCCTCGAAACGCTCCACAATGCTCTGTCGCTGCGCAAGCTGGACTGTTTCCTGCAGGACATGATCCTGGCGCAGATATTCAAGACACCAACGGGCTCTCCGCCGCGCGTCCTCGACCACGGCACTATGCCGGCCGTCTCTTCAATGACGCTCGCTGCACATGTGGATGTCGCCGCTTCAGTCGGTCAAGGCATTGTCGGCGCTGGGGACATCCCGAGCACGCCGACGGGGGTGATGGTGAAAGTGGATCACTCGCCCCTCAGTGTGACCTTCCAAGGAGGCTGTAGCGAATCGGGCTCGATTAACGGGCTCTCGGAACGACACCAGGAGAATAAGCTTCTCTCAGAATTGGCGATGGAAGAGCTAAATAAAATCCAGGATGCGGATGATCGGAGGCAGTGCCGAACCTTTTTGGCCGCCAAAAAAGAGC AAatctggcagcagcagcaggagagccTCCAGGCAGCCGTGGCGGATGAGGAACCACAATCCGAACCAGAGCTGAAGCAGCTGTTATT CGATCATTTTTCCGCACCCATCACGCCATTTGCGGAACTTGAGGGACAAACGCCAGATATCTACCTGAATGTAAGTGGACAGACGCACAGCCTCACAGAATGCCACCCTCCCTTGAGTGGCGTGGGGATGAGCATGTCCGGAGAAGGTCTTTTCTTCGGCGCCTGCGGGGAGACGGATAACGCCATCAACTGCCTCACCCCCCTGAGCTTTGGCATGGACCTTGACCTGAGCATGGTGGCAAACAGGGGCTCCATGACGCTCTCCATGGAT GGCTTCGAAGATGACGAGGATGCCACCCTTTCGGCAGCCACTACTCCATCACTGCCACCTGATGGGGAGCCCAATCTGGCGATTTGCTACTGCTGTCCCAGTCACGCCGAGGCTCCGCCGGACGTGGCCAGCGATGATCCTCGCTTCGGTTTCTCCCTGCCCGTCCACATCCAGCAGCCGTCGCCGGAACACACTCGTCCTCCAGTGCGCCGTTCTCACGATCCAGTCTCACCGCGCATCCAGAAGCAGATCAGCGTCTTCGAGGGCACAGGGCAGCCGGACAAGGACGGAGCGGCACTGCACGCCTCCATCAATCTACCGGCTGCCGCCCAGCAGCTGCGCCAGGATGCCCGGCTGCGAAAGTTTGAGAACCTCACTCAGTCCACTTCCAATTCGAACTTTCCCTTCGAGAGCAACACCTTGAAGCGCGCACCTATGCAGGCCACGGGCGACTATGCAAACGTGTCCCACACCCAGAGTTGTATCAACCTAAAGAGCACCAGTGGATCACCGCAGCACCAGAAAGGAGCCgcagccggagctggagcaggaccagcagcagcagcagtaccagcagcagcagcaggaacaaaCCGGGATCGGCTACGGGGAGGTGGAACAGGGCACTTTGGGCGACTGCCCAGTGCACTATCCGCCTGCCACTCAGCCTCGGCATCACCCtcgccatcaccatcaccatctccTCGACCGGGGGCGTTGATCGTGAAAGAGCGGTTCATAGAACCGCCCAAGCGAGGCATTGTGCGGGGCTATCACCCTAAGACTCAGTCCATGGACGCGGACTTTTTGTTCAACGAGTTCCTGCTTTTGCCGGCTAACGCTCCCGCTAATCTTTCGTTCGATTGCAGCGACACCGAGTTCGAAACCGATACCGAGGTCGCTGTCGGTGCCGATATCGATGCTGGGACCGATGCAGGAGGCGATGCCGATCGCAATGACCGCGACGATAACGAGCAACCCTCGACCTCGTCTAGGAGGAACCCTTAG